The proteins below come from a single Mucilaginibacter mali genomic window:
- a CDS encoding metallophosphoesterase family protein: protein MSNRRKFIKSSIIGMAGINLLPAVNAFAENSGSHQSAKPNVNYKLRFALVSDGHYAQPDTDSEGFYSKMVSWMQKEHKDNHLDMVIVNGDLVHNRPDLLPKVKSTYLDKIGVPYYTIPGNHDFADAKVWKDVFGYEDKYTVDKGDIGFVFANTADTKGAYVCPDVNFLKASFEKFKDKKIVFAILHIPPHVWLPEEKSIFVECPDVLELLHGYPNIKAAFHGHDHSLDGVRYTGKNFPHLFDSHFGGNWGTEYKGYRIVEVGMDNSINTYQVNASMNPKMNANKL, encoded by the coding sequence ATGAGTAACCGACGCAAATTCATTAAATCATCTATTATAGGTATGGCAGGTATTAACCTGCTGCCGGCTGTTAACGCGTTTGCTGAAAATTCGGGCAGCCACCAGTCCGCAAAACCTAATGTGAACTATAAGCTGCGCTTTGCGCTGGTATCCGACGGACATTACGCGCAGCCGGATACCGATTCGGAGGGGTTTTATAGTAAGATGGTGAGCTGGATGCAAAAGGAGCATAAGGATAATCATTTGGATATGGTGATCGTCAATGGCGACCTGGTGCATAACCGTCCCGACTTGTTGCCTAAAGTAAAGTCGACCTACCTTGATAAGATCGGCGTACCCTATTATACCATCCCCGGCAATCATGATTTTGCGGATGCTAAGGTTTGGAAAGATGTTTTTGGTTACGAGGATAAGTACACGGTAGATAAAGGCGATATCGGCTTTGTATTTGCCAACACCGCCGATACCAAAGGTGCTTATGTTTGTCCGGATGTTAACTTCCTTAAGGCGTCTTTCGAGAAGTTTAAAGATAAAAAAATAGTATTCGCTATACTGCACATCCCGCCGCATGTTTGGCTGCCTGAAGAGAAATCGATATTTGTTGAATGTCCCGATGTGCTGGAGTTATTGCATGGTTACCCCAACATCAAAGCCGCTTTTCACGGGCACGACCATTCTTTAGATGGTGTACGTTATACCGGCAAAAATTTCCCGCACCTGTTCGATTCGCATTTTGGCGGCAACTGGGGGACGGAGTATAAGGGTTACCGCATTGTGGAGGTGGGGATGGATAATAGCATTAACACCTACCAGGTTAATGCGAGTATGAACCCTAAGATGAATGCGAATAAGCTGTAG
- a CDS encoding GH92 family glycosyl hydrolase — translation MMMSILKRPLSRMVLVAAMLTLPAIAFAQQQTDLTQYVEPRIGTAHSRWFFFTPGAVPFGMAKPAPSTNGSYGNAHGWDAVGYDYRHTSIEGFANFHEFQVGGVVFAPTVGSLQTVPGKTDHPENGYRSAFTHDDERATAGYYSVQLKKYGIKAELTATPRVAFHRYTFPSSNEAHILFDIGNKQGEGGEVKDAKVYMTPDGRIEGYVITRPVYVLKYQPGAEVAMYFSAQLDKKPTSVGTFVKEKVNPGDKEVSGKGAGIYLNFNTVQNETITIKAGLSYTSIENARLNLQTEAAGMTFDQAKAKAHTEWNNYLHRIEVSGSTHENKVKFYTGLYHALLGRGLASDVNGAYPRNDGSVGQIPLDKNGKPQHNHYNTDAIWGGFWNLTQLWAMAYPEYYSDYIKSQLLIYKDSGWLADGIANSRYVSGVGTNFVSLIIASAYMCGIRDFDIKTGYAAALKNEIDGENRPHGAGKSDVAQFVKNGYVPHLDKGNGGGELWQFSASHTLEYAYSSYAVGQWAKALGKTDDYNLLNRLSKGWENIYDPSLKLVRPKLASGQFIDNFKPSEVWRGFQEGNALQYTFYVPQDPQGLIAKVGRDEFNKRLDSVFTFSQKNAFGGGTTLDAFSGLEAPYNHGNQPNLHISWMFNYSGKPSLTQKWVRAICNVFYGADGIHGYGYGQDEDQGQLGAWYVISSMGLFDVKGLTDTKPSFGIGSPLFDKVTIKLNSKYYKGKTFTIETKGNSDKNMYVRSITVNGKAVHTPFISFADVVNGGKLSLQMGAVAKDKY, via the coding sequence ATGATGATGAGCATATTAAAGCGCCCGCTTTCGCGGATGGTGCTTGTTGCCGCTATGCTGACTTTACCGGCCATAGCATTTGCCCAGCAGCAAACCGATCTTACCCAATATGTAGAGCCCCGCATCGGTACGGCCCACTCGCGCTGGTTCTTTTTTACGCCGGGTGCTGTGCCATTCGGTATGGCTAAACCCGCGCCATCAACTAATGGCAGTTATGGCAACGCCCACGGCTGGGATGCCGTGGGGTACGATTATCGCCATACCTCGATAGAGGGTTTTGCCAATTTTCACGAGTTCCAAGTTGGGGGAGTGGTATTTGCGCCTACGGTAGGTTCGCTGCAAACTGTTCCCGGTAAAACGGATCATCCGGAGAATGGTTATCGTTCTGCTTTTACCCATGACGATGAAAGGGCTACTGCCGGATACTATTCGGTACAGTTGAAAAAGTATGGCATTAAAGCCGAACTAACCGCGACACCGCGCGTGGCATTTCACCGCTATACCTTTCCATCGAGCAACGAGGCACATATCCTGTTCGATATTGGCAATAAACAAGGTGAAGGTGGCGAAGTAAAAGATGCTAAAGTTTACATGACCCCTGACGGCCGCATTGAGGGCTATGTGATCACCCGCCCGGTATACGTGCTAAAATATCAGCCCGGCGCGGAAGTGGCCATGTATTTTTCGGCCCAACTGGATAAAAAGCCGACCTCGGTAGGTACTTTTGTTAAAGAAAAAGTGAACCCGGGCGATAAGGAAGTGAGCGGCAAAGGGGCGGGTATCTATCTTAACTTTAATACCGTACAGAACGAGACCATCACCATCAAAGCCGGCCTTTCCTATACATCGATAGAGAACGCCCGCCTTAACCTGCAAACCGAAGCCGCCGGCATGACCTTCGATCAGGCTAAAGCCAAAGCCCATACCGAATGGAACAATTACCTGCACCGTATTGAAGTGAGCGGCAGTACGCATGAGAATAAGGTGAAATTTTATACCGGCCTGTACCATGCGCTGCTTGGTCGCGGCTTAGCCAGCGATGTGAACGGTGCTTATCCACGGAACGACGGTTCGGTAGGGCAGATACCGCTGGATAAAAACGGTAAACCTCAACATAACCACTATAACACCGATGCTATTTGGGGCGGCTTTTGGAACCTTACCCAACTTTGGGCCATGGCCTATCCCGAATATTATTCAGATTATATCAAAAGTCAGTTGCTGATCTACAAGGATTCGGGATGGTTGGCAGATGGTATCGCCAATAGTCGTTATGTATCGGGGGTGGGCACCAACTTTGTGAGTTTGATCATCGCCAGCGCCTATATGTGCGGCATTCGCGATTTTGATATCAAAACAGGTTATGCCGCAGCGCTGAAGAACGAGATAGACGGCGAGAACCGTCCGCATGGAGCAGGTAAATCGGATGTGGCACAATTTGTAAAGAACGGTTACGTGCCACACTTAGATAAGGGCAATGGCGGCGGCGAACTGTGGCAATTCTCGGCATCGCACACGCTGGAATATGCTTACAGCAGCTACGCGGTAGGGCAGTGGGCTAAAGCCTTGGGTAAGACAGATGACTATAACCTATTAAATCGCCTATCAAAAGGCTGGGAGAATATCTACGACCCATCGCTGAAACTGGTTCGCCCTAAACTGGCGAGTGGTCAGTTCATAGATAATTTTAAACCGAGCGAAGTGTGGCGCGGTTTCCAGGAGGGCAATGCGCTGCAATACACTTTCTATGTGCCGCAAGATCCGCAAGGTTTGATAGCCAAAGTTGGCCGTGATGAATTCAACAAGCGTTTGGATAGCGTATTCACCTTCTCGCAAAAGAATGCCTTTGGCGGGGGCACTACTTTAGATGCCTTTTCGGGACTGGAAGCGCCTTATAACCATGGCAACCAACCCAACTTGCATATCTCGTGGATGTTCAACTATTCGGGCAAACCATCGCTTACGCAAAAATGGGTAAGGGCAATCTGTAATGTATTTTACGGTGCCGATGGTATCCACGGTTACGGCTACGGCCAGGACGAGGATCAGGGCCAATTAGGGGCATGGTATGTGATATCCTCTATGGGCCTGTTCGATGTAAAAGGATTAACGGATACTAAGCCGTCATTTGGTATCGGCAGCCCGCTGTTTGATAAAGTTACCATCAAACTCAACTCTAAATATTATAAAGGCAAAACGTTTACTATCGAGACCAAAGGCAACTCGGATAAGAATATGTATGTGCGGTCGATAACGGTTAATGGTAAGGCAGTGCATACACCGTTCATCTCTTTTGCCGATGTGGTGAATGGTGGCAAGCTTTCGTTGCAGATGGGAGCGGTGGCTAAGGATAAGTATTAA